In Pseudomonas bubulae, the following proteins share a genomic window:
- a CDS encoding methyl-accepting chemotaxis protein, with translation MESLASSIELSQGTFNLINGAVISITQLNAQAKDIEKIVTIIQGVAEQTNLLALNAAIEAARAGEMGRGFAVVADEVRQLAARTSSATVEIQNVVTANGKLTQQLNIDMNSIARSAEENNDQIATVTTIMREISDGADHVARTVSTLFKDNS, from the coding sequence ATGGAGTCCCTTGCTAGTTCAATTGAACTATCTCAGGGTACATTTAATTTAATAAACGGTGCGGTTATTTCGATTACACAGCTAAATGCTCAGGCTAAAGATATCGAGAAAATTGTTACCATCATCCAAGGCGTGGCAGAACAAACTAACTTACTAGCACTTAACGCCGCAATTGAAGCTGCCCGAGCGGGTGAAATGGGCCGAGGCTTTGCTGTAGTAGCCGACGAGGTTCGTCAGTTGGCAGCTCGAACTAGCAGTGCCACCGTGGAAATCCAGAATGTGGTAACTGCTAACGGAAAGCTTACTCAGCAACTGAATATAGATATGAACAGCATCGCTAGAAGCGCCGAAGAAAACAACGATCAGATCGCAACTGTAACAACTATTATGCGTGAAATCAGTGACGGTGCAGACCATGTTGCCCGTACCGTATCGACGTTGTTCAAAGACAATAGCTAG
- a CDS encoding DM13 domain-containing protein, translating to MKKQLKIILLASHLALFGAGVGLGIYILPILTAQENATIAEIEEVQKVAKYSGEFKKDQKGSDALHWANGQLFVTDNEIVFKGDVAPGPDYKIYLTKKQATDKESFLDIKKEAILIGELKNFGNFKKTIPASVNVNEFTTVQIWCEHFSKFIGSAKYQ from the coding sequence AAAAATAATTCTGCTCGCGTCCCACCTGGCTCTGTTTGGCGCGGGAGTTGGGCTAGGGATCTATATACTTCCGATTTTGACAGCACAAGAAAACGCCACCATCGCCGAAATTGAAGAAGTGCAAAAGGTGGCAAAGTATAGCGGAGAGTTCAAGAAAGATCAGAAAGGCAGCGACGCCCTTCACTGGGCGAATGGACAACTTTTTGTTACGGATAACGAAATTGTATTTAAAGGTGATGTAGCACCTGGTCCAGACTACAAAATTTACCTGACAAAGAAACAAGCCACCGACAAAGAATCGTTTTTGGACATAAAGAAAGAAGCAATTCTGATTGGCGAATTGAAAAACTTCGGGAATTTCAAGAAAACCATTCCTGCAAGCGTCAACGTCAACGAGTTTACAACGGTCCAAATATGGTGCGAGCATTTCTCTAAGTTCATCGGCTCCGCAAAATATCAGTAA